Proteins encoded by one window of Pseudomonas tructae:
- a CDS encoding ABC transporter substrate-binding protein has translation MACAGASQAAGWCESGKPVKFAGLNWESGMLLTEVMQFVLKNGYGCDTDSLPGNSISMENALSSNDIQVFAEEWVGRSEVWNKAQAAGKVVGVGSPVVGAVEGWYVPRYVIEGDAKRKLEAKAPNLKSIADLGQYAQVFKDPEEPDKGRFYNCPAGWTCELDNSQMLKSYGLENTYTNFRPGTGPALDAAVLSSYKRGEPILFYYWSPTPLMGQADLVKLDEKPGVDKSVTIKVGVSKTFHEQAPELVAVLEKVNLPIDLLNQNLARMTRDRIESAELAKVFLKEHPEVWHSWVSEDAAKKVDAAL, from the coding sequence TTGGCGTGCGCTGGCGCCAGCCAGGCGGCCGGTTGGTGCGAGTCAGGCAAACCGGTGAAATTCGCCGGTTTGAACTGGGAAAGCGGGATGCTGCTCACTGAGGTGATGCAGTTTGTGCTGAAAAATGGCTATGGCTGTGACACCGACAGCCTGCCGGGTAACTCCATCTCCATGGAGAACGCCCTGAGCAGCAACGATATCCAGGTGTTTGCCGAAGAGTGGGTAGGGCGCAGCGAGGTCTGGAACAAGGCGCAGGCCGCCGGCAAGGTCGTCGGTGTCGGCTCGCCGGTGGTTGGCGCGGTCGAAGGCTGGTATGTCCCGCGTTATGTGATCGAAGGTGATGCCAAGCGCAAACTCGAAGCCAAGGCACCGAACCTCAAGAGCATTGCCGACCTGGGGCAATACGCTCAGGTATTCAAGGACCCGGAAGAACCGGACAAGGGGCGCTTCTACAACTGCCCGGCCGGCTGGACCTGCGAGCTGGACAACAGCCAAATGCTCAAAAGCTACGGTCTGGAAAACACCTACACCAACTTCCGTCCGGGCACCGGCCCGGCACTGGATGCCGCCGTGCTGTCGAGCTACAAGCGTGGCGAGCCGATCCTCTTCTACTACTGGTCGCCAACCCCGCTGATGGGCCAGGCCGACCTGGTCAAGCTGGACGAGAAGCCTGGCGTGGATAAATCCGTGACCATCAAGGTGGGCGTGTCGAAGACCTTCCACGAGCAGGCGCCGGAACTGGTGGCGGTGCTGGAAAAGGTCAATCTGCCGATCGATCTGCTGAACCAGAACCTGGCGCGTATGACCAGGGACCGTATCGAGTCGGCGGAACTGGCGAAGGTGTTCCTCAAGGAGCACCCCGAGGTCTGGCACAGCTGGGTCAGCGAAGACGCAGCCAAAAAGGTAGACGCGGCACTCTGA
- the dapF gene encoding diaminopimelate epimerase, with product MQFVKYHAAGNDYLVYHDNTPFDCSAQAISLVSDRHRGLGSDGILVPVIAPGEMLSVRIFNTDGSEAEKSGNGLRILCRYLWDQGIVTHEPFELATKGGRVRCQVLDNGRRIAIAMGVATFPEPERHSMEVDGMHLHLNPVSMGNPHCVVFVDQPTEALARKFGPIIEHLSLFPNRTNVQFVNVVDRQNLMVQIWERGVGYTLSSGTSSCAAAAVSRRLGFVDDQVTVHMPGGQITIELDDDNNVLMQGPVCKIGRYSLDQECLTQIG from the coding sequence ATGCAGTTCGTAAAATATCACGCGGCTGGCAATGACTATCTCGTCTATCACGACAACACTCCATTCGATTGTTCGGCCCAGGCTATCTCGCTGGTAAGCGACCGGCATAGGGGACTTGGCAGTGACGGCATCCTGGTTCCTGTCATTGCGCCCGGCGAGATGCTCTCGGTGCGCATCTTCAATACCGATGGCTCCGAGGCGGAGAAGAGTGGCAACGGCCTGCGTATTTTATGTCGCTACCTTTGGGATCAGGGGATCGTTACCCACGAACCGTTCGAACTGGCAACCAAAGGCGGGAGGGTGCGCTGCCAGGTGCTCGACAACGGCCGACGCATTGCTATTGCCATGGGAGTGGCGACATTTCCCGAGCCCGAACGACACTCAATGGAAGTCGACGGCATGCACCTGCACCTGAACCCAGTATCGATGGGCAACCCCCATTGCGTGGTGTTCGTCGATCAGCCGACTGAAGCACTCGCACGCAAATTCGGGCCCATCATCGAACATTTATCGCTGTTCCCGAACCGAACCAACGTTCAATTCGTGAACGTTGTCGATCGCCAAAACCTGATGGTGCAGATCTGGGAGCGTGGTGTGGGCTACACCCTGTCGTCGGGAACCAGCAGTTGCGCCGCTGCGGCAGTTTCACGCCGGCTTGGGTTCGTTGACGATCAGGTGACCGTGCACATGCCGGGCGGTCAAATCACTATCGAACTCGATGACGATAACAACGTCCTCATGCAGGGCCCGGTGTGCAAGATAGGGCGGTATTCGCTGGATCAAGAGTGTCTGACACAGATCGGTTGA
- a CDS encoding GNAT family N-acetyltransferase: MIELQGCSAFSGLQCRPVGPSDAEMICSHRQDMFLEAGGNPEELRVMTQHFRPWLQERLGDGRYYGFKLLDGDQPVAAIGLMSIDWPPHPTHPTLDKRGYVLNVYVQPAYRRRGLASALMQAADAEFARRGITFAVLHATETGKPVYEQIGWAGTSEMAKSIP; this comes from the coding sequence ATGATCGAACTACAAGGATGTTCCGCGTTTTCCGGTCTGCAGTGCCGGCCCGTTGGGCCCTCTGACGCAGAAATGATCTGCTCCCATCGCCAGGACATGTTTCTTGAGGCAGGCGGGAATCCTGAAGAACTGCGGGTCATGACCCAGCACTTTCGCCCATGGCTGCAAGAGCGGCTCGGTGACGGTCGGTATTACGGGTTCAAACTCCTGGATGGCGACCAACCGGTCGCGGCCATTGGCCTGATGAGCATCGATTGGCCGCCCCATCCAACGCACCCAACCCTGGATAAGCGTGGCTACGTGTTGAATGTGTACGTCCAGCCGGCCTACCGCCGCCGTGGCCTGGCGTCAGCCTTGATGCAAGCGGCTGACGCCGAGTTCGCTCGCCGAGGCATCACCTTCGCAGTCCTGCACGCCACCGAGACGGGCAAACCGGTCTATGAGCAGATCGGTTGGGCTGGAACGTCGGAAATGGCCAAATCCATTCCTTGA
- a CDS encoding proline iminopeptidase-family hydrolase: protein MELIKSHEGFAPFGDYQTWYRVTGDLDCGRTPLVILHGGPGCTYDYVDAYKDVAAGGYPVIHYDQLGNGRSTHLPQMPSSFWTVKLFLEELDNLLEHLGISQRYALLGQSWGGMLASEHAVRRPAGLRCLVIANSPADMRTWVKEANRLREKLPEDVQATLLRHEAVGDYTAADYIAATRVFYDRHVCRLNPWPDEVARTFAQVDADPTVYHAMTGPNEFHIIGSTKDWTIVDRLAQINVPSLLISGRYDEATPLVVKPYLDLIPGIRWALFENSSHMPHVEERVACMGTVVKFLDESL, encoded by the coding sequence ATGGAACTCATCAAATCGCATGAAGGTTTTGCCCCGTTCGGCGACTACCAGACCTGGTACCGCGTCACCGGCGACCTGGATTGTGGTCGCACCCCGCTGGTCATCCTGCATGGCGGGCCGGGCTGCACCTACGACTATGTCGATGCCTACAAGGACGTCGCGGCCGGTGGCTACCCGGTCATCCACTATGACCAGCTGGGCAATGGCCGCTCGACCCACCTGCCGCAGATGCCGTCGTCGTTCTGGACGGTGAAGCTGTTCCTCGAAGAGCTCGATAACCTGCTCGAACACCTGGGTATCAGCCAGCGCTATGCCCTGCTGGGCCAGTCCTGGGGTGGCATGCTGGCCAGCGAACACGCGGTACGGCGCCCGGCGGGCCTGCGTTGCCTGGTGATCGCCAACTCTCCGGCAGACATGCGCACCTGGGTCAAGGAGGCCAACCGCCTGCGCGAGAAACTGCCCGAGGACGTGCAGGCCACCCTACTGCGCCATGAAGCCGTGGGCGACTACACCGCCGCCGACTACATCGCCGCCACCCGCGTGTTCTACGACCGTCACGTATGCCGCCTGAACCCCTGGCCGGACGAAGTGGCCCGCACCTTCGCCCAGGTCGACGCCGACCCCACCGTGTACCACGCCATGACCGGACCCAACGAGTTCCACATCATTGGCAGCACCAAGGACTGGACCATCGTCGACCGCCTGGCGCAAATCAACGTACCCAGCCTGCTGATCTCAGGGCGCTACGACGAAGCCACGCCGCTGGTGGTCAAACCGTACCTGGACCTGATCCCGGGTATCCGCTGGGCATTGTTCGAGAACTCAAGCCACATGCCCCATGTGGAGGAGCGGGTGGCTTGCATGGGGACGGTGGTCAAGTTTCTTGATGAGAGTTTGTAG
- a CDS encoding quaternary amine ABC transporter ATP-binding protein, which produces MSVKQTMNKIEVKNVFKIFGARAEDALKLICENKSKEQVLAETSCVVGVNDLSLSIGSGEIFVIMGLSGSGKSTLVRHFNRLIDPTSGQILVDGEDILQYDMQALREFRRRKISMVFQSFGLLPHRTVLDNVAYGLKVRGESKALCTERALHWINTVGLKGYEKSYPHQLSGGMRQRVGLARALAADTDIILMDEAFSALDPLIRAEMQDQLLELQKTLHKTIVFITHDLDEAVRIGNRIAILKDGRLIQVGTPKEILYQPADEYVDRFVQRRVASL; this is translated from the coding sequence ATGAGCGTCAAGCAGACGATGAACAAGATCGAAGTCAAAAACGTCTTCAAGATATTCGGTGCGCGTGCCGAAGATGCCCTGAAACTGATCTGCGAGAACAAAAGCAAAGAGCAGGTCCTGGCCGAGACCAGCTGCGTGGTGGGGGTCAACGATCTCTCGTTGTCCATCGGCAGCGGCGAGATCTTTGTGATCATGGGCCTCTCGGGCTCGGGCAAATCGACCCTGGTGCGTCACTTCAACCGCCTGATCGACCCCACCAGCGGCCAGATCCTGGTCGATGGCGAGGACATCCTGCAGTACGACATGCAGGCCCTGCGCGAATTCCGCCGGCGCAAGATCAGCATGGTGTTCCAGAGCTTCGGCCTGTTGCCGCACCGCACCGTGCTGGACAATGTCGCCTACGGCCTGAAAGTCCGTGGCGAAAGCAAAGCCCTGTGCACAGAGCGTGCCCTGCACTGGATCAACACCGTGGGCCTCAAGGGTTACGAGAAGTCGTACCCGCATCAGTTGTCGGGCGGCATGCGCCAGCGCGTGGGCCTGGCGCGTGCGTTGGCTGCCGACACCGACATCATCCTGATGGACGAAGCCTTCAGTGCGCTCGACCCGCTGATTCGCGCCGAAATGCAGGACCAGTTGCTGGAACTGCAAAAGACCCTGCACAAGACCATCGTCTTCATCACCCACGACCTGGACGAAGCAGTGCGCATCGGCAACCGAATTGCCATTCTCAAGGACGGCCGCCTGATCCAGGTCGGCACGCCGAAGGAAATCCTCTACCAGCCTGCGGACGAATACGTCGATCGTTTCGTGCAGCGTCGCGTAGCTTCGCTTTAA
- a CDS encoding cupin domain-containing protein, giving the protein MNVIRSKDFTATHAWGAEDIANMDGTTWTDQPYKWHVNDGEEVFAVLDGTVDMHYRESGIEQVVTLGVGDVFFAGVGCEHVAHPHGEARILVIEREGSV; this is encoded by the coding sequence ATGAACGTTATTCGTAGCAAAGATTTCACAGCCACTCACGCCTGGGGTGCAGAGGACATAGCAAACATGGATGGCACCACCTGGACCGACCAGCCGTACAAGTGGCATGTCAATGATGGCGAGGAGGTATTCGCTGTCCTCGACGGCACGGTAGATATGCATTATCGCGAGTCAGGCATTGAACAGGTCGTAACCTTGGGGGTGGGTGACGTGTTTTTCGCAGGGGTTGGTTGTGAACATGTTGCACACCCTCACGGCGAAGCGCGGATTCTGGTCATCGAACGTGAAGGCAGCGTTTGA
- a CDS encoding ABC transporter permease, translating into MFPKNFTFSIADWVNGWVDALVTNYGDVFRHISDTLLWAIVNLEGLLRATPWWLMLAIVGGIAWHATRRIVPTAVIVGLLFLVGAVGLWDKLMQTLALMLVATLISVLVGIPLGILSARNDRLRAVLMPLLDIMQTMPSFVYLIPVLMLFGLGKVPAIFATVIYAAPPLIRLTDLGIRQVDGEVMEAINAFGANRLQQLFGVQLPLALPSIMAGINQTTMMALSMVVIASMIGARGLGEDVLVGIQTLNVGRGLEAGLAIVILAVVIDRITQAYGRPRHGVGK; encoded by the coding sequence ATGTTTCCCAAAAACTTCACGTTTTCCATTGCCGACTGGGTCAATGGCTGGGTCGATGCGCTGGTCACCAACTACGGTGACGTGTTCCGGCACATTTCCGACACCCTGCTGTGGGCCATCGTCAATCTTGAAGGTTTACTGCGCGCAACACCCTGGTGGCTGATGCTGGCCATCGTCGGCGGTATAGCCTGGCACGCCACCCGTAGAATCGTACCCACTGCGGTGATCGTCGGCTTGCTGTTCCTGGTCGGTGCGGTAGGGCTCTGGGACAAGTTGATGCAGACCCTGGCGCTGATGCTGGTGGCCACGCTGATCTCGGTCCTGGTCGGCATTCCGCTGGGTATCCTGTCGGCGCGCAACGATCGCCTGCGGGCGGTGTTGATGCCGCTGCTCGACATCATGCAGACCATGCCCAGCTTCGTGTACTTGATCCCGGTACTGATGCTGTTCGGCCTGGGCAAGGTGCCGGCGATCTTTGCCACCGTCATCTATGCCGCCCCGCCGCTGATTCGCCTGACCGACCTGGGCATTCGCCAGGTGGATGGCGAGGTCATGGAGGCGATCAATGCGTTCGGTGCCAATCGCCTGCAACAACTGTTCGGCGTGCAACTGCCACTGGCGTTGCCGAGCATCATGGCCGGTATCAACCAGACCACCATGATGGCCCTGTCGATGGTGGTCATCGCCTCGATGATCGGTGCCCGTGGCTTGGGTGAAGACGTCCTGGTCGGTATCCAGACCCTGAACGTGGGCCGCGGCCTCGAAGCGGGCCTGGCCATTGTGATTCTGGCGGTTGTGATCGACCGCATTACCCAGGCCTATGGCCGGCCACGGCATGGGGTGGGCAAATGA
- a CDS encoding DUF3892 domain-containing protein — MIDPVSGARADIGVVREPGRAPYLRTYADRQWNNNLLSLNQCPI, encoded by the coding sequence GTGATTGATCCGGTAAGTGGTGCCCGTGCAGATATCGGTGTCGTACGCGAACCTGGTCGAGCTCCGTATTTGCGCACTTATGCCGATAGGCAATGGAATAATAACTTATTGTCGCTCAATCAGTGCCCCATCTAA
- a CDS encoding HAL/PAL/TAL family ammonia-lyase, protein MSFAEKIIIADAPVRWQDVVAVARHGAKLELAPSAWARIENAQAIVQRIVSSGDRAYGVNTGLGALCNVSLQDEQLSQLSRNTLLSHACGVGTALSDEQTRAIMCAAIINFCQGRSGLQRKVVEALLTLLNQHVTPQVPKQGSVGYLTHMAHISISLLGVGQVSYRDQIVPAQQALAEVGLAPVKLGAKDGLCLVNGTPCMTGLSCLSLDDATRLSQWADVISAMSFEALRGQLDAFDPEIIALKPHPGMQRVGSNLRRLLDGSEIIASSHGIRTQDALSIRSIPQVHGAARDQLEHAARQIETELNSTTDNPMLLGTPESYRVVSQANPHGQSVAMAADLLAIAVAEIGAIAERRLDRLINPLVSGLPAFLVSQPGVNSGMMIVQYVAASLCAENRQLAQPAVIDNYVTSGLQEDHLSMGTNAGLKLHRALENCTQILAIEYLLAAQAFEFLKEQRFGAGTSVAWQLLRKRVPAYAQDRWLAPDIASSAAILKDPDLLGAAFPELL, encoded by the coding sequence ATGTCGTTTGCCGAAAAAATCATCATCGCCGACGCGCCCGTTCGCTGGCAGGACGTGGTGGCTGTGGCCCGGCATGGCGCGAAGCTTGAACTGGCACCATCGGCCTGGGCGCGGATCGAGAACGCCCAGGCGATTGTCCAGCGCATCGTGTCCAGCGGTGACCGCGCCTATGGCGTCAACACCGGGCTTGGCGCCTTGTGCAATGTCTCGCTGCAGGACGAACAGCTCAGCCAGCTGTCGCGAAACACCTTGCTCAGTCATGCCTGCGGCGTGGGTACCGCGCTGTCGGACGAGCAGACCCGGGCCATCATGTGCGCGGCGATCATCAACTTCTGCCAGGGCCGTTCCGGCCTTCAGCGCAAGGTGGTCGAGGCGCTGCTGACCCTGCTCAACCAGCACGTCACCCCGCAGGTGCCGAAACAAGGGTCGGTGGGGTACCTGACCCACATGGCCCATATCAGCATCAGCTTGCTGGGCGTCGGCCAGGTCAGCTATCGCGACCAGATCGTGCCGGCGCAGCAAGCCTTGGCCGAGGTCGGCCTGGCGCCGGTCAAGCTGGGAGCCAAGGATGGGCTGTGCCTGGTCAACGGTACCCCTTGCATGACCGGCCTGAGCTGCCTGTCCCTGGACGATGCCACTCGGCTGAGCCAATGGGCGGACGTTATCAGCGCCATGAGCTTCGAGGCCCTGCGCGGCCAACTCGATGCCTTCGACCCTGAAATCATTGCGCTGAAACCGCACCCCGGCATGCAGCGCGTGGGCAGCAACTTGCGTCGCCTGCTCGACGGTAGCGAAATCATTGCCAGCAGCCATGGCATTCGCACCCAGGACGCCTTGAGCATTCGCTCGATCCCGCAGGTTCATGGCGCCGCGCGTGATCAGCTGGAACACGCGGCGCGGCAGATCGAGACCGAACTCAACTCCACCACCGACAACCCGATGTTGCTGGGTACACCCGAGTCGTATCGGGTGGTTTCCCAGGCGAATCCGCACGGCCAGTCCGTGGCCATGGCGGCCGACCTGCTGGCCATCGCGGTGGCCGAGATCGGGGCAATTGCCGAGCGTCGTCTCGATCGCCTGATCAACCCGTTGGTCAGCGGTTTGCCGGCCTTCCTGGTCAGTCAACCGGGTGTGAATTCGGGCATGATGATTGTCCAGTACGTGGCCGCTTCACTCTGTGCCGAGAACCGTCAGCTGGCACAACCGGCCGTCATCGACAACTACGTCACCTCCGGTCTGCAGGAGGATCATCTGAGCATGGGCACCAATGCCGGGTTGAAGCTGCACCGCGCCCTGGAGAACTGCACGCAGATCCTCGCCATCGAATACCTGTTGGCGGCCCAGGCCTTCGAGTTCCTCAAGGAGCAGCGCTTTGGCGCAGGTACCAGCGTTGCCTGGCAGTTGTTGCGCAAACGGGTCCCGGCCTATGCCCAGGACCGTTGGTTGGCACCGGATATCGCCAGCAGTGCAGCGATCCTGAAGGACCCCGACCTGCTGGGCGCTGCCTTCCCCGAGTTGCTGTGA
- a CDS encoding sigma-70 family RNA polymerase sigma factor, producing the protein MHDVYSEHHGWVFGWLRKKLGCAHNAADVAQDTFLRILSSRDALLQASQSRGYIATTARNLLIDRARRQRLEKAYLEELALLALEHPGAPSAERIWETLDALEQICRLLDGLGSKPREAFLLHYLEGQPQAQVAEHLGISVRMVQKYLVQVLLHCQTLRDPS; encoded by the coding sequence ATGCACGATGTCTACAGCGAACACCACGGCTGGGTGTTTGGCTGGCTGCGCAAGAAACTCGGCTGTGCGCACAACGCGGCGGATGTGGCTCAGGACACCTTTCTACGCATCCTTTCATCCCGCGATGCGCTGCTGCAGGCCAGTCAGTCGCGGGGCTATATCGCGACCACCGCACGCAATCTGCTGATCGACCGCGCCCGTCGCCAGCGTCTGGAAAAGGCCTACCTGGAAGAGTTGGCCCTGCTTGCCCTGGAGCATCCTGGCGCGCCGAGCGCCGAGCGCATCTGGGAAACCCTCGATGCGCTGGAGCAGATTTGCCGGTTGCTCGACGGTCTTGGCAGCAAGCCGCGGGAAGCCTTTCTCTTGCATTACCTCGAAGGCCAGCCCCAGGCACAGGTCGCCGAACACCTGGGGATCAGCGTGCGCATGGTGCAGAAGTACCTGGTACAGGTGCTGCTGCATTGTCAGACGCTGCGTGATCCTTCATGA
- a CDS encoding AAA family ATPase: protein MYVQRPRLELELSRAFKRNSHTLIFGESGNGKSWLYKKVLEDDGITYVTVNCANAARIKSLTTEICNCLIAPGTALNLGYNVEKVGELSAAFLKGSVKQNDRFDITQEEPLLMAFKLYASVNNEKKIIVLDNLESIFASSDLMDELSNIIILLDDSRYAECNINFLVVGVPNGVLQYFRDVKNAESVANRLQEIQKVSGLDSGQVREIVSKGFAHLQIPLSGASLIEISDHVSDVTLGIAQRVHEFCEHLAYAIQDNGWTYLPKTLQTADRAWLTAGLRHAYSVVEKNLNSRETTVARRNQVIYCIGKVKRHEFDSNDIDKLVRENFPLTVPNTNMGIGSILSDLATGSTPLISKNEHTGGYSVKDPRFIMCIKLMLYTDSHEKVQCRKFQV from the coding sequence ATGTACGTGCAGCGGCCCCGGCTCGAGCTGGAGCTTTCGCGGGCGTTCAAGCGAAACTCCCACACACTAATTTTTGGTGAAAGCGGCAACGGTAAATCGTGGCTCTACAAAAAAGTTCTCGAAGACGATGGGATCACGTATGTGACTGTCAATTGCGCAAATGCTGCACGCATCAAGTCACTGACTACTGAGATTTGCAACTGCCTCATCGCCCCGGGCACGGCCTTGAATCTCGGGTACAACGTTGAGAAGGTAGGAGAGCTTTCTGCGGCTTTTCTGAAAGGTTCGGTGAAGCAGAATGACCGCTTCGATATTACCCAGGAAGAGCCGTTACTAATGGCCTTCAAGCTGTACGCCTCCGTGAATAATGAGAAGAAAATCATTGTTCTGGATAATTTGGAGTCAATATTCGCTTCCAGCGATCTGATGGATGAGCTCTCGAACATTATCATCCTCCTAGACGACTCGCGTTACGCCGAGTGTAACATTAACTTCCTTGTTGTGGGTGTTCCAAACGGGGTCCTCCAGTACTTCCGTGATGTTAAAAACGCTGAATCCGTAGCCAACCGGTTACAGGAGATTCAAAAAGTGAGCGGCCTTGACTCAGGTCAGGTGCGTGAAATCGTGAGCAAAGGGTTCGCTCATCTGCAAATCCCCCTTTCCGGGGCCTCGCTAATTGAAATATCGGACCATGTATCGGACGTAACCTTAGGGATTGCACAGCGCGTCCATGAATTTTGTGAGCACCTCGCCTACGCGATTCAGGATAATGGCTGGACGTATCTTCCGAAGACGCTGCAGACAGCTGATCGTGCGTGGCTGACGGCCGGATTACGACACGCTTACTCCGTCGTAGAAAAAAACCTAAACAGCCGAGAGACCACCGTCGCACGACGCAATCAGGTTATTTACTGCATCGGCAAGGTTAAAAGGCACGAGTTCGACTCGAATGACATTGACAAGCTTGTCAGGGAAAATTTCCCTCTTACCGTACCTAACACTAACATGGGTATAGGGTCTATATTGTCTGACCTCGCTACCGGATCAACCCCCCTTATCTCAAAGAATGAGCATACCGGTGGCTACTCGGTGAAAGACCCTCGTTTTATTATGTGTATTAAGCTCATGCTGTACACGGACTCGCACGAAAAAGTCCAGTGTCGAAAATTCCAAGTGTAA
- a CDS encoding AAA family ATPase has translation MHTPVLHLLCGKIASGKSTVAKSLATEHSAILLSEDHWLSRLYPEQIKSVTDYVQLAHRIRGVLGPLVIDTLAAGVSVVLDFPANTPADRQWLRSLAEAAKVPHCVHYIEIDDDTCRGRLHVRNVRAEHDFAATDAEFDLITSYFRPPNEEEGLDVVMHRAD, from the coding sequence ATGCACACTCCGGTACTTCATCTACTGTGCGGCAAGATTGCATCAGGCAAATCTACGGTGGCGAAGTCTTTGGCGACTGAGCATTCAGCCATTTTGCTGAGTGAAGATCATTGGCTATCAAGACTTTATCCCGAACAGATCAAGTCAGTAACAGATTACGTTCAGCTAGCGCATCGTATCCGAGGTGTTTTGGGTCCTCTTGTCATCGACACGCTGGCGGCGGGTGTCAGCGTCGTGCTGGATTTTCCTGCCAATACGCCCGCAGACCGCCAATGGCTGCGTAGCTTGGCTGAAGCCGCGAAAGTGCCTCACTGCGTTCACTACATTGAGATCGACGATGACACCTGCCGTGGCAGGCTGCACGTCAGGAACGTGCGTGCTGAACATGACTTTGCGGCCACTGATGCGGAGTTTGATTTGATCACGAGTTATTTTCGCCCTCCCAACGAGGAAGAAGGCCTGGACGTTGTCATGCATCGGGCTGACTGA
- a CDS encoding LysR family transcriptional regulator, with amino-acid sequence MKFTLRQLRYALAAAKHGNLTTAAMELHVSQPSISAAITELEEVLGQSIFIRQRGLGISLTPFGRTVMVQARRVLAEAQTFAEINTNAGECVGELVVGCFEDLAPYCLPQIVRRMQESCPRVTVDMRDGSFDYVGKRLSEGAIELAITYDLGLPPNTHCTQLCQLTAQVLLSADHPLAKQARVSLKALAEYTLVVTDQVHSWQHVLDLFSFYDLSPAVVHRVRTFELQRSLVANGFGVALIYTRPFGDRSYDGQALVCRPTQEKLPTHSIVLAHDQRYPLTPSAEAFKELAVAWFAERPSFASE; translated from the coding sequence ATGAAGTTCACACTGCGACAGCTTCGCTACGCGCTCGCAGCGGCCAAGCATGGAAACCTGACCACTGCCGCCATGGAGCTTCATGTTTCACAGCCCTCCATCTCGGCGGCCATCACCGAATTGGAGGAGGTGCTGGGCCAATCGATCTTCATACGCCAACGTGGCCTCGGCATCTCGCTGACCCCCTTCGGTCGTACCGTCATGGTCCAGGCCCGTCGCGTGCTGGCAGAAGCCCAGACCTTTGCCGAGATCAATACCAATGCAGGCGAGTGTGTCGGGGAACTGGTGGTCGGCTGTTTCGAAGACCTGGCGCCCTATTGCCTGCCACAAATCGTGCGACGAATGCAGGAGTCCTGCCCAAGGGTCACTGTCGATATGCGCGATGGCAGCTTCGATTATGTGGGCAAGCGGCTCAGTGAGGGCGCGATAGAACTGGCCATCACCTATGACCTGGGTTTACCGCCGAATACCCATTGCACCCAGCTGTGTCAGCTGACCGCCCAGGTATTGCTGTCAGCCGATCACCCGTTGGCCAAGCAGGCGCGTGTCAGCCTCAAGGCGCTGGCCGAATACACCTTGGTCGTCACCGATCAGGTCCACAGTTGGCAGCATGTGTTGGATCTGTTCAGCTTTTACGACCTGTCACCCGCCGTTGTGCACCGTGTGCGCACCTTCGAGTTGCAGCGCAGCCTCGTCGCCAATGGCTTTGGCGTGGCGCTGATCTATACCCGGCCCTTTGGTGACCGTAGTTACGATGGGCAAGCGCTGGTATGTCGGCCGACTCAGGAGAAGTTGCCAACCCATAGCATTGTATTGGCGCATGATCAGCGCTATCCGCTGACGCCTTCGGCCGAGGCGTTCAAGGAGCTGGCGGTGGCATGGTTTGCGGAGCGACCTTCGTTTGCGTCCGAATGA